From a single Actinomycetota bacterium genomic region:
- a CDS encoding 4Fe-4S dicluster domain-containing protein gives MSGIGSWKAEEFPRGAVIPESGNSRDYVTGGWRSERPVRSEEKCNQCLLCFIFCPDSAINVENEQVTTFNLDHCKGCGVCAAECPQDAIEMVPEGCELPGVNG, from the coding sequence ATCAGTGGGATCGGGTCCTGGAAGGCGGAGGAGTTCCCGCGCGGGGCGGTCATCCCGGAGTCGGGCAACTCGCGCGACTACGTGACCGGCGGCTGGCGCAGCGAGCGCCCGGTCCGCTCGGAGGAGAAGTGCAACCAGTGCCTGCTGTGCTTCATCTTCTGCCCGGACTCGGCGATCAACGTCGAGAACGAGCAGGTCACCACGTTCAATCTCGACCACTGCAAGGGGTGCGGCGTGTGCGCCGCCGAATGCCCGCAGGACGCCATCGAGATGGTGCCCGAGGGCTGCGAGCTCCCGGGGGTGAACGGCTAG